Proteins from one Telopea speciosissima isolate NSW1024214 ecotype Mountain lineage chromosome 1, Tspe_v1, whole genome shotgun sequence genomic window:
- the LOC122643387 gene encoding probable aquaporin TIP2-1 — translation MVKLGFGCFGDSFSGSSLKAYLAEFIATLLFVFAGVGSAISYSDLTSDAALDPAGLVAIALAHAFALFVGVSMAANISGGHLNPAVTFGLAVGGNITILTGIFYWVAQLLGSIVACFLLQFVTNGKSVPTHGVASGMSALGGVVMEIVITFALVYTVYATAADPKKGSLGTIAPIAIGFIVGANILAAGPFSGGSMNPARSFGPAVVSGDFAGNWIYWVGPLIGGGLAGFIYGDIFIGSYAPVVAEDYP, via the exons ATGGTGAAGCTTGGATTTGGATGCTTTGGGGACTCCTTTAGTGGTTCTTCTCTGAAGGCTTATTTGGCTGAGTTCATAGCCACCCTTCTCTTTGTTTTTGCTGGTGTTGGCTCTGCAATTTCTTACA GTGATCTTACATCAGATGCTGCATTAGACCCAGCTGGGCTTGTGGCCATTGCCTTAGCTCATGCATTCGCTTTGTTCGTTGGTGTGTCCATGGCAGCCAACATCTCCGGTGGTCACTTGAACCCGGCCGTCACCTTCGGATTGGCCGTCGGTGGTAACATCACCATCCTCACTGGCATCTTCTACTGGGTTGCACAACTGCTCGGCTCCATTGTTGCCTGCTTCCTCCTCCAATTTGTCACCAACGGCAAG TCCGTTCCAACCCATGGCGTTGCTTCCGGCATGTCAGCTCTCGGAGGCGTCGTGATGGAGATTGTCATAACCTTCGCATTGGTGTACACCGTCTATGCCACCGCAGCTGACCCCAAGAAGGGATCACTTGGAACAATTGCTCCAATCGCAATCGGGTTCATCGTTGGTGCAAACATCTTGGCTGCTGGTCCGTTCAGTGGTGGTTCAATGAATCCGGCTCGCTCATTTGGACCAGCTGTTGTCAGTGGAGACTTTGCTGGTAACTGGATTTACTGGGTTGGCCCACTCATTGGAGGTGGTTTGGCCGGGTTTATTTATGGCGACATCTTCATTGGATCTTATGCCCCAGTAGTCGCTGAAGACTATCCTTAA